In the Alkaliphilus flagellatus genome, one interval contains:
- the sufB gene encoding Fe-S cluster assembly protein SufB, which yields MSKKYIEDIDFSRYDVKNEVRFSYKTEKGLTREIVEAISNQKNEPDWMRDFRLKSLDIYNSKPIPTWGVDLSELDLDEIITYLRPDTKMNHTWDDVPDDIKNTFELLGIPKAEREALAGVGAQYDSEVVYHSMQDELAKQGVIFTDMETAVRDHGEMVKEYFMTKCVPPNDHKFAALHGAVWSGGSFVYVPPGVKVEIPLQAYFRMNAPGSGQFEHTLIIVDKGAELHFIEGCSAPQYSVHNLHAGCVELFVKEGARLRYSTIENWSRNTYNLNTKRVIVEKDGIMEWVSGSFGSKVSMLYPCTVLKGEGAKVDHTQITFSAKGQNLDTGSKIIHAAPNTTSRVISKSISKDGGIAFYRGLLRVAPNAHGCKANVECESLMLDNESRADTVPIIELMNDDIDIGHEAKVGRISEEQIYYLMSRGIGEQEAKAMIVRGFVEPIANSLPLEYAVELNRLIKLELEGAIG from the coding sequence GTGAGCAAAAAATATATAGAAGATATCGATTTTAGTCGTTATGACGTTAAAAATGAAGTTAGATTTAGCTATAAAACAGAAAAAGGTCTAACAAGAGAAATAGTTGAAGCCATATCCAACCAAAAGAATGAGCCAGATTGGATGAGAGATTTTCGATTAAAGTCCTTAGATATTTACAATAGCAAACCAATCCCGACTTGGGGGGTAGATCTTAGTGAACTAGATCTAGATGAAATAATTACTTATTTAAGACCAGACACTAAAATGAATCATACTTGGGATGATGTGCCAGATGATATTAAAAATACCTTTGAGTTGTTAGGCATTCCAAAGGCAGAAAGGGAAGCCTTGGCAGGTGTAGGGGCCCAATACGATTCGGAAGTAGTATACCACAGTATGCAAGATGAATTAGCAAAGCAAGGTGTTATATTCACTGATATGGAAACTGCTGTAAGAGATCATGGAGAAATGGTTAAGGAATATTTTATGACGAAATGTGTTCCTCCAAATGATCATAAATTTGCAGCCTTACATGGTGCAGTGTGGAGTGGAGGTAGCTTTGTTTATGTGCCACCTGGGGTGAAGGTAGAAATCCCACTACAAGCATACTTTAGAATGAATGCTCCAGGTTCTGGGCAGTTTGAGCATACTTTAATTATTGTAGATAAAGGGGCAGAACTTCACTTTATTGAAGGATGCTCAGCGCCCCAATATTCAGTCCATAACCTACATGCGGGTTGCGTGGAGCTTTTCGTAAAGGAAGGTGCTAGATTAAGATATAGTACAATTGAAAACTGGAGTCGTAATACTTATAACTTAAATACAAAGAGGGTTATCGTTGAAAAAGATGGAATAATGGAATGGGTATCTGGGTCCTTTGGCAGTAAAGTTTCTATGCTATATCCTTGTACAGTTTTAAAGGGTGAAGGTGCAAAGGTGGACCATACTCAAATTACCTTTTCAGCTAAGGGTCAAAACTTAGATACAGGATCTAAAATAATCCATGCTGCACCTAATACAACATCTAGAGTTATTTCAAAGAGTATTTCTAAGGATGGAGGTATTGCATTTTACAGGGGATTATTAAGAGTTGCTCCTAATGCACATGGTTGCAAGGCAAATGTGGAGTGTGAATCCCTAATGTTAGATAATGAATCAAGAGCGGATACTGTACCGATTATTGAACTTATGAATGATGATATAGATATTGGGCATGAAGCAAAGGTAGGAAGGATTAGCGAAGAACAAATATATTATTTGATGAGTAGAGGAATTGGAGAACAAGAGGCAAAAGCAATGATCGTAAGGGGATTTGTTGAACCTATTGCAAACTCTTTGCCTTTAGAATATGCGGTTGAACTTAATCGATTAATTAAACTAGAGCTAGAAGGAGCAATAGGTTAG
- the sufD gene encoding Fe-S cluster assembly protein SufD, which produces MIIVQPMDENTCTEISREDSLYVQEERNKALKLFLNESVPKWKRVKLNDFKVPSYSRYEYPYFKMGVETEFGLEKISAALNNNSKVKEVININKSFGVGKKFTSMVEAFYNAGIMLHVPKNTQVSNVIKIDYRLDRDNPLLLDYNIILAEQSSKVTIVIDYNSENGMDDLFHNGVTKIIAKADSEVNIVKLQRMQDSSYHFDSNIAIVEGDARVNWYTIEMGSFLSATDFSTYLDERGSEGTLKSLFLGDGERKLDMSYQMIHLGANSNSDIQSHGALKDKSYSIFRGNLDLKKGAKKSVGAESQTVLLLDKEVRCDALPVLLCEEDDVKANHAASAGQLEESKLYYLMSRGLSMLEAKKLIIEGSFRPMIDKIPVVEIRKIVEEEVTRRIIHG; this is translated from the coding sequence ATGATAATAGTACAGCCAATGGATGAAAATACTTGTACAGAAATAAGTAGAGAAGATTCTCTATATGTGCAAGAGGAAAGAAATAAAGCATTAAAATTGTTTTTGAATGAATCTGTGCCAAAGTGGAAGAGGGTAAAGCTAAATGATTTCAAAGTTCCAAGTTACAGTAGATATGAATATCCATATTTTAAAATGGGAGTAGAAACTGAATTTGGCCTAGAGAAAATATCAGCTGCCCTTAATAATAACTCTAAAGTTAAGGAAGTCATTAATATAAATAAAAGTTTCGGCGTTGGCAAAAAGTTTACATCAATGGTTGAAGCCTTTTACAATGCTGGAATAATGCTCCATGTTCCTAAAAATACTCAGGTTTCAAATGTTATTAAAATTGATTACAGATTGGATAGAGATAACCCACTACTATTAGATTACAACATTATTTTGGCAGAACAGAGCAGTAAGGTTACCATTGTAATAGACTACAATAGCGAGAATGGAATGGATGACCTATTCCACAATGGAGTTACTAAAATAATTGCAAAGGCAGATTCAGAAGTAAATATTGTTAAACTACAAAGAATGCAGGATAGTTCCTATCACTTTGACTCTAACATCGCTATAGTAGAAGGAGATGCAAGGGTAAATTGGTACACAATTGAAATGGGAAGTTTTTTGAGTGCAACAGATTTCAGCACCTATTTAGACGAAAGAGGAAGCGAAGGTACACTTAAGTCTTTATTTTTAGGTGATGGAGAAAGAAAACTAGATATGTCTTATCAAATGATACATCTAGGTGCTAATTCAAATAGTGATATTCAAAGCCACGGAGCATTAAAGGATAAATCCTACTCTATTTTTAGAGGTAACTTAGACTTGAAAAAGGGTGCTAAAAAATCTGTTGGAGCAGAAAGTCAAACAGTTCTCTTGTTAGATAAGGAAGTCCGCTGCGATGCTTTACCTGTGTTGCTTTGTGAAGAGGACGATGTAAAAGCTAATCATGCAGCTAGTGCAGGGCAATTAGAAGAAAGTAAGCTTTATTACTTGATGAGTAGGGGACTATCTATGTTGGAAGCAAAAAAACTTATTATAGAGGGCTCTTTTAGACCTATGATAGATAAAATTCCTGTGGTAGAGATACGAAAAATTGTAGAAGAGGAAGTTACAAGGAGGATTATCCATGGATAA
- a CDS encoding cysteine desulfurase, which yields MDNTFDIKQIRKDFPILQTTAYGKPLIYLDSGATTQKPVQVIKAMERYYKEQNANIHRGAHYLSIMATEAHETARERVAGFIGASNSSSIIFTRNATEGINLIAYAWAMDHLKAGDEIILTIAEHHSNILPWQYVAQKTGAILKYIYLTENERLDIDQYRKMINSKVKLVTIQHMSNVLGIINPVEEIISLAHEKGARVLVDGAQSVPHMPVDVSKLDCDFLVFSAHKMCGPMGIGVLYIKENMLDQVNPFLFGGEMIAEVEEQSATFAPAPLKFEAGTPNVGGTIGLVSAIDYLQSIGMDKILEHERQLTSFAIKKMSSLDFIKIHGPLNMENRGGVISFSVKGVHPHDVATILDQDGIAVRSGHHCAQPLMKYLDVPATSRASFYIYNTMEEVEIFIDRLKNIRKWFKYGS from the coding sequence ATGGATAATACTTTTGATATTAAACAAATAAGAAAAGATTTTCCTATACTTCAGACAACTGCCTACGGAAAACCCTTAATATATTTAGATAGTGGAGCCACTACTCAAAAACCTGTTCAAGTAATTAAGGCTATGGAGAGATACTATAAGGAGCAAAATGCCAATATCCATCGTGGAGCACACTACTTAAGTATAATGGCTACGGAGGCCCATGAAACTGCAAGAGAAAGAGTTGCAGGCTTTATAGGAGCGTCTAACTCAAGTTCAATTATATTTACAAGAAATGCTACAGAAGGGATAAATTTAATAGCATATGCTTGGGCTATGGATCATCTTAAAGCAGGAGATGAAATTATTCTTACTATAGCAGAACATCACAGTAATATACTCCCTTGGCAATACGTTGCACAAAAAACTGGAGCAATTTTAAAATATATTTATTTGACAGAGAATGAAAGATTAGATATAGACCAGTATAGAAAAATGATTAATAGTAAAGTAAAGCTAGTAACAATTCAGCATATGTCTAATGTTTTAGGTATTATCAATCCTGTAGAGGAAATTATTAGTCTAGCCCATGAAAAAGGAGCGAGGGTTTTGGTAGATGGAGCTCAAAGTGTTCCACATATGCCGGTTGATGTGTCTAAACTAGACTGTGATTTTCTAGTGTTCTCTGCTCATAAAATGTGTGGGCCAATGGGGATAGGTGTACTATATATTAAGGAAAATATGTTAGATCAAGTAAACCCATTTCTCTTTGGTGGAGAAATGATTGCAGAAGTGGAGGAGCAAAGTGCAACCTTTGCACCAGCTCCACTAAAGTTTGAGGCAGGGACACCAAATGTAGGTGGAACTATTGGTCTTGTAAGTGCTATTGACTATTTGCAATCCATAGGAATGGATAAAATTTTAGAGCATGAAAGGCAGCTTACTTCCTTTGCAATAAAAAAAATGTCCTCTTTAGATTTTATAAAAATACACGGACCTTTAAATATGGAAAACAGAGGAGGAGTTATTTCCTTTAGTGTAAAGGGAGTTCATCCCCATGATGTGGCTACTATATTAGATCAAGATGGTATTGCTGTTAGAAGTGGTCATCATTGTGCCCAACCTTTAATGAAATACTTAGATGTACCAGCTACATCTAGGGCAAGCTTTTATATTTACAACACTATGGAGGAAGTAGAGATATTTATTGATAGACTTAAAAATATAAGGAAGTGGTTTAAATATGGATCTTAA
- the sufU gene encoding Fe-S cluster assembly sulfur transfer protein SufU → MDLNQLYSQVILEHYENSPHRREMEGDHICERGYNPLCGDDITLQVKFNRNIIEDVAFKGKGCAISQASTSMLIDLIKGRNVEEVLELIDEFLKMIKKEDGDYEILEDAQILQGVSDFPARIKCAVLAWHTLKNIIVKQYEMSK, encoded by the coding sequence ATGGATCTTAACCAATTATATTCTCAAGTTATTTTAGAGCACTATGAAAATTCCCCTCATCGTAGAGAAATGGAGGGGGATCACATATGTGAGAGGGGATATAATCCCCTTTGTGGTGATGATATAACGCTACAGGTAAAGTTTAATAGAAATATTATTGAGGATGTAGCTTTTAAAGGTAAGGGCTGTGCTATAAGCCAGGCTTCTACTTCTATGCTTATTGATCTTATAAAGGGAAGAAATGTAGAAGAAGTTTTAGAACTTATTGATGAATTTTTGAAGATGATTAAAAAGGAAGATGGGGATTATGAAATTCTGGAGGATGCCCAGATTCTACAAGGGGTTTCAGACTTTCCGGCTAGGATTAAATGTGCAGTTTTAGCATGGCATACACTTAAAAATATAATTGTAAAACAATATGAAATGAGCAAGTAA
- a CDS encoding FMN-binding protein produces the protein MDKQQKIALILMPILAIGILAGGMFMSGKANPASAATYTDGVYEGEGEGFAGAIKVKVTVEGGKIASIELLEHGETEGIGDKGAEAVIASIVAEQKTDVDVSSGATFSSNGVMEAVKNALAGAGGSQSFTDGEFEGEAEGFHGVLKLKVKVDGGKITSIELLEHGETEGIGDVGAQEVIDRIIAEQKIDVDVSTGATFSSNAVMEAVKNALAGGTGGAEETVEEIEFIDGVYEGAAEGFHGDIKVKVEVKDGKLVIVEVLEQDETEGIGDVALEELAKNMVTEQNIEIDNVSGATFSSKGIKEAVKNALLSAGSAETVEAVEEIEFVDGVYEGAAEGFHGDVKVKVEVKDGKLAKVEILEQSETEGIGDVALEELANAMVEKQTVEVDDVSGATFSSTGIKEAVKSALKSTSK, from the coding sequence GTGGATAAACAACAAAAAATTGCACTTATTTTAATGCCTATATTAGCAATTGGTATTTTGGCAGGCGGAATGTTTATGTCAGGTAAAGCGAATCCAGCTTCAGCTGCTACTTATACAGACGGTGTATACGAAGGTGAAGGAGAAGGATTCGCAGGAGCAATTAAAGTTAAGGTTACAGTAGAAGGTGGAAAGATTGCTTCTATAGAGCTATTAGAGCATGGTGAAACAGAAGGAATCGGCGACAAGGGAGCAGAAGCAGTTATTGCAAGCATTGTTGCAGAGCAAAAAACAGATGTGGATGTATCATCTGGAGCTACATTCTCAAGTAATGGTGTAATGGAAGCTGTTAAAAATGCTTTAGCTGGTGCTGGAGGATCACAAAGCTTTACAGATGGAGAGTTTGAAGGTGAAGCAGAAGGATTCCACGGAGTTCTTAAGCTTAAAGTTAAAGTAGATGGCGGAAAGATCACTTCTATAGAATTATTAGAGCATGGCGAAACTGAAGGGATCGGTGACGTAGGAGCTCAAGAAGTTATTGATAGAATTATTGCAGAACAAAAAATAGATGTTGATGTATCAACTGGAGCTACATTCTCAAGTAATGCTGTAATGGAAGCTGTTAAAAATGCTTTAGCAGGAGGAACTGGTGGGGCAGAAGAAACTGTTGAAGAAATTGAATTTATTGATGGAGTTTATGAAGGAGCTGCAGAAGGCTTCCATGGAGATATTAAAGTTAAAGTAGAAGTTAAAGATGGAAAGCTTGTAATTGTAGAGGTTTTAGAGCAGGATGAAACAGAAGGAATCGGTGATGTTGCTTTAGAAGAACTTGCAAAAAATATGGTTACAGAGCAAAATATTGAAATTGACAATGTATCAGGAGCAACTTTCTCAAGCAAAGGAATTAAAGAAGCTGTTAAAAATGCTTTATTATCTGCTGGTTCTGCAGAAACTGTAGAAGCTGTTGAGGAAATTGAATTTGTTGATGGAGTTTATGAAGGAGCTGCTGAAGGCTTCCATGGAGATGTTAAAGTAAAGGTTGAAGTTAAAGACGGAAAGCTTGCTAAAGTAGAAATTTTAGAGCAAAGTGAAACAGAGGGAATTGGTGATGTTGCCCTAGAAGAATTAGCAAATGCTATGGTTGAAAAGCAAACTGTTGAAGTTGATGATGTATCAGGAGCGACTTTCTCAAGTACAGGAATTAAAGAAGCTGTTAAAAGTGCATTAAAAAGTACATCTAAATAA
- the nhaC gene encoding Na+/H+ antiporter NhaC encodes MKTKKEATLVHALIPIAVLVASLFIAITKFEADPHIPIIVAIVVAAGIAIFSLGYKWDEIEKGSIETIQMAMQAILILMIIGTVIGVWILSGTVPTMIYYGLKILSPGIFLVATSIICAIVSLATGSSWTTAGTVGIALMGVGQGLGIPMEIVAGAIVSGAYFGDKMSPLSDTTNLAPAMAGTTLFEHIQHMLYTTLPSFIIALILYGIIGIKYSGQVLDTANIDIILNGISSNFNISPLLLLPPVIVIILVVLKIPALPGLIAGTTIGGIFAAIFQKSNIGDIINAAHYGFEIESGVEMVDELLNRGGLDSMMWTVSLILLAMTFGGIMEKTGMLQAIGNNILRFANSTGSLITATILTSIAVNFLAADQYLSIVIPGRMYKDVYDERGIHPKVLSRTLEDAGTLTSALIPWNTCGAFMHSALLVSPFAFAPFAFLNIINPIVAIIYGYTGFSITKVDNNEKKRAVSK; translated from the coding sequence ATGAAAACAAAAAAAGAAGCCACGCTTGTTCATGCTTTAATCCCTATTGCTGTATTGGTAGCATCCTTATTTATAGCAATTACAAAGTTTGAAGCGGATCCTCATATTCCTATAATTGTTGCTATTGTAGTAGCTGCTGGAATAGCTATATTCTCATTAGGATATAAATGGGATGAGATAGAAAAGGGATCAATTGAAACTATTCAAATGGCAATGCAAGCTATATTAATATTAATGATAATAGGTACTGTAATTGGGGTTTGGATTTTAAGTGGCACAGTTCCTACAATGATTTATTACGGATTAAAGATTTTATCACCTGGAATATTCTTAGTAGCTACATCAATCATATGTGCCATAGTTTCTCTAGCTACAGGTAGTTCTTGGACTACAGCCGGTACTGTAGGTATAGCACTTATGGGAGTTGGTCAAGGATTAGGTATACCTATGGAAATAGTAGCCGGTGCAATTGTTTCAGGTGCATACTTTGGAGATAAGATGTCACCTCTTTCAGATACTACAAATCTAGCACCTGCAATGGCAGGAACTACACTATTTGAGCATATACAGCATATGCTTTATACTACTCTTCCTAGCTTTATAATAGCACTAATTTTATATGGTATTATAGGTATTAAATATTCAGGGCAAGTACTAGATACAGCTAATATCGATATTATTTTAAATGGAATATCAAGCAACTTTAATATTTCACCTTTACTCTTACTTCCACCAGTTATAGTTATTATTTTAGTAGTACTTAAAATTCCTGCACTACCAGGCTTAATTGCGGGTACTACAATTGGTGGTATATTTGCTGCCATATTCCAAAAGTCCAACATAGGAGATATTATAAATGCTGCTCACTATGGTTTCGAAATTGAAAGTGGTGTTGAAATGGTTGATGAGCTTTTAAACCGTGGTGGATTAGACTCTATGATGTGGACAGTTTCCCTAATTTTATTAGCTATGACATTTGGCGGTATTATGGAAAAAACCGGAATGCTTCAAGCTATTGGGAATAATATTTTAAGATTTGCCAACAGTACAGGTTCATTAATTACAGCTACTATTTTAACTAGTATAGCAGTTAACTTCCTTGCTGCAGACCAGTATCTATCAATCGTAATACCTGGTAGAATGTACAAAGATGTTTATGATGAAAGGGGAATTCATCCTAAAGTATTATCAAGAACCTTAGAGGATGCAGGTACTTTAACATCAGCATTAATACCTTGGAACACCTGTGGAGCTTTTATGCACAGTGCTCTATTAGTTTCACCATTTGCATTTGCACCATTTGCTTTCTTAAATATAATTAATCCTATTGTTGCTATAATTTATGGATATACTGGATTTAGTATTACCAAGGTAGATAATAATGAAAAAAAAAGGGCAGTAAGTAAATAA
- the nuoE gene encoding NADH-quinone oxidoreductase subunit NuoE, with protein MACCEEKKDYKSTANVTVQDEGKLASILSKYEGKKGSLISILQDVQEHYNYLPIDALNYIAKKTGIKPAKIHGVATFYTQFRLKPVGENLIMLCQGTACHVNGSKGIEEAINEELKIKDGETTEDNLFTLINVACLGCCSLSPVMMINDETYGKLTPEKTKSIIREIKDKQQIKGA; from the coding sequence ATGGCTTGTTGTGAAGAAAAAAAGGATTATAAGAGCACAGCAAATGTTACAGTCCAGGATGAGGGCAAGTTGGCATCAATTCTTAGTAAGTATGAGGGGAAAAAAGGGAGTCTTATTAGCATTTTACAAGATGTTCAGGAGCACTATAACTATTTACCAATAGATGCTCTAAACTATATAGCTAAGAAGACTGGTATTAAGCCTGCTAAGATACATGGCGTTGCTACATTCTATACTCAATTTCGGTTAAAACCAGTAGGTGAAAATTTAATAATGCTTTGTCAAGGTACCGCCTGTCATGTAAATGGATCTAAGGGTATTGAGGAAGCAATTAATGAAGAATTAAAAATAAAAGACGGAGAAACAACAGAAGATAATTTATTCACTTTAATAAATGTAGCCTGTCTAGGTTGTTGTAGCCTATCACCAGTAATGATGATAAATGATGAAACATATGGTAAGTTAACACCAGAAAAAACAAAGAGCATTATTAGGGAAATTAAGGATAAACAACAAATAAAGGGGGCTTAA
- a CDS encoding NADH-quinone oxidoreductase subunit NuoF — translation MKIIVGQGSCGIAAGANKVYDAIAEEIKSMNIDVELTTTGCIGMCYLEPIVDFIDDNGEKTVFVKVDAKMAKEIVNGIAQNNENSNKYLIDEIDKGILSKQKRVALKNCGVINPESIDEYIASGGYKALKKCLESMTPEDVIEEIKIAGLKGRGGAGFPTWFKWNAAKQSPGNVKYVVCNADEGDPGAFMDRSILEGDPHNLIEGMIINGYAIGASEGIVYVRAEYPLAIKRLNNAIEQARIRGYLGKNIFGLDKFDFDLRIKAGAGAFVCGEETALIESLQGERGMPRLKPPFPAQKGYWDKPTNINNVETFANVPWILANGGSAFSSMGTENSKGTKVFALTGKINKGGLVEVPMGIPLREVIFDIGGGIIDNKQFKAVQMGGPSGGCIPANLLDTSVDYESISRVGAIMGSGGMVVMDETTCMVDMARFFLDFTRKESCGKCIHCRIGTKRMLEILNRICEGEGREGDIELLEDLGEKIKEGSLCGLGQSAPNPVLSTIRYFRDEYERHINDKKCPAKQCTNLLEYMILDDKCIGCGLCKRNCPVNAIAGERKEAHKINQEICIKCGKCYEVCKFSAVTVD, via the coding sequence ATGAAAATTATTGTGGGGCAAGGTAGCTGTGGGATAGCTGCCGGTGCTAATAAAGTATATGATGCCATAGCAGAAGAAATAAAAAGTATGAATATAGATGTAGAGCTAACTACTACTGGCTGCATAGGAATGTGCTATTTAGAACCAATTGTAGATTTTATTGATGATAATGGAGAAAAAACAGTTTTTGTAAAAGTTGATGCTAAAATGGCTAAGGAAATTGTTAATGGTATAGCTCAAAATAACGAGAACTCAAATAAGTATTTAATAGATGAGATTGATAAAGGTATTCTATCTAAACAAAAACGTGTGGCTTTAAAAAACTGTGGAGTAATCAATCCAGAAAGTATTGATGAATATATAGCTTCTGGCGGATATAAGGCTCTTAAAAAATGTCTTGAAAGTATGACCCCAGAGGATGTTATAGAAGAGATTAAAATTGCAGGGTTAAAGGGAAGAGGAGGAGCAGGTTTTCCAACATGGTTTAAGTGGAATGCAGCAAAGCAATCTCCAGGGAATGTTAAATACGTGGTTTGTAATGCAGACGAAGGTGATCCAGGCGCCTTTATGGATAGGAGTATATTAGAAGGTGATCCTCATAATTTAATAGAGGGAATGATAATAAACGGATATGCAATAGGAGCTTCGGAGGGAATTGTTTATGTAAGAGCCGAGTATCCATTGGCTATAAAACGATTAAATAATGCAATAGAACAAGCTAGAATTAGAGGTTATTTAGGAAAAAACATTTTTGGATTAGATAAATTTGATTTTGATTTAAGAATTAAAGCAGGTGCAGGGGCATTTGTATGTGGGGAGGAAACAGCACTTATTGAGTCTCTACAAGGTGAGAGAGGTATGCCTAGATTAAAGCCTCCCTTCCCAGCACAAAAAGGCTATTGGGATAAGCCTACTAATATTAATAATGTTGAAACCTTTGCAAATGTACCGTGGATATTAGCAAACGGTGGAAGTGCATTTTCTTCTATGGGTACAGAAAATAGTAAAGGGACAAAAGTTTTTGCTCTAACTGGCAAAATTAATAAAGGTGGACTAGTCGAAGTTCCTATGGGAATACCTCTAAGGGAAGTAATATTTGATATAGGTGGAGGGATTATCGACAATAAACAGTTTAAGGCAGTACAAATGGGTGGGCCATCTGGAGGATGTATACCTGCTAATCTTTTAGATACATCAGTGGACTATGAGTCTATTTCTAGAGTAGGAGCTATTATGGGTTCTGGCGGTATGGTTGTTATGGATGAAACAACCTGTATGGTAGATATGGCAAGATTTTTCCTAGACTTTACCCGTAAAGAATCCTGTGGAAAGTGTATTCACTGTAGAATAGGTACAAAAAGGATGCTAGAGATATTAAACAGAATTTGTGAGGGTGAAGGACGAGAAGGAGACATCGAACTTTTAGAAGATCTAGGAGAAAAAATAAAGGAAGGATCCTTATGTGGACTAGGTCAATCAGCACCAAATCCAGTACTAAGCACTATTAGGTACTTTAGAGATGAATATGAGCGTCATATTAATGATAAGAAGTGTCCCGCTAAGCAATGTACTAATTTATTAGAATATATGATTTTAGATGATAAATGTATTGGATGTGGTCTTTGTAAACGGAACTGCCCTGTTAATGCTATTGCAGGAGAACGTAAAGAAGCTCATAAAATTAACCAAGAAATATGTATTAAGTGTGGTAAGTGTTATGAAGTTTGCAAGTTTAGCGCAGTGACAGTTGACTAA